A stretch of the Bacillales bacterium genome encodes the following:
- a CDS encoding RDD family protein, with amino-acid sequence MKQELEEIKTPEFVSLQFRLAGIGSRATAMIIDQLILTTVNVLLLVFLFLLYDQYPAEFIGSDVPIAIFLILQFVLYWGYFFMCEFFFAGKTIGKRWVGIRVIQQNGHSITLLSGLIRNLLRIVDMLPFAYLLGMIIVFFHGKQQRLGDMAAGTMVVYERKAKLNHSSRKIEKEILRKAQSVGDLSIEERFLQTLDKRDWQLIKTYSDRLLQLPAKERQQLTNQVAAILFPKVGIDFNASRPQEEVENLLLALYVRLKNEWAYSRF; translated from the coding sequence ATGAAACAAGAGCTTGAGGAAATCAAAACACCGGAATTCGTATCTTTGCAATTTCGGCTCGCTGGTATCGGCAGCCGGGCAACGGCGATGATCATCGACCAGTTGATTTTGACGACTGTCAATGTATTATTGTTAGTGTTTCTTTTTCTTTTATACGATCAGTATCCGGCTGAATTCATCGGCAGTGACGTTCCGATCGCCATTTTCTTGATTTTGCAATTCGTCCTGTATTGGGGCTACTTTTTCATGTGCGAATTCTTTTTTGCCGGAAAAACGATCGGCAAACGATGGGTAGGCATTCGCGTCATTCAACAGAACGGTCACAGCATTACGCTGCTTTCCGGCTTAATCCGCAATTTGCTTCGCATCGTCGACATGCTTCCGTTCGCATATTTGCTCGGCATGATCATCGTTTTCTTTCACGGCAAACAGCAAAGACTCGGCGACATGGCGGCCGGTACGATGGTCGTCTATGAAAGAAAAGCAAAACTGAATCATTCGTCGCGAAAAATCGAAAAAGAGATCCTCCGCAAGGCGCAGTCCGTGGGCGACCTGTCGATCGAAGAACGTTTTCTCCAAACATTGGACAAAAGAGACTGGCAATTGATCAAAACATACAGCGACCGTCTGCTGCAGCTGCCTGCGAAAGAACGCCAACAATTGACGAACCAGGTCGCCGCGATTCTTTTCCCGAAAGTCGGCATCGATTTCAATGCATCCCGCCCGCAAGAAGAGGTGGAAAATCTCCTTCTCGCTCTATATGTCAGATTGAAAAACGAATGGGCATACAGCCGGTTCTAG
- a CDS encoding stage II sporulation protein M: MNVKQFIKQHRDDWHELEQQLSAFHKKRRKGKGRDIDEFARLYQKTASHLSYSRTYFADDEVTAYLNGLVSKCHNLLYKDQVTSLKQFRHFFGTAFVGLLLEQWKFVVAAMMLFLIGGFAAFLSVWNDPLNLYTLLPSNISQAVDPGHLGRDPESVNAAIMSAEIMTNNIQVAILSFAGGITFGLLTVYLLVYNGILLGALAALFWREGKAYEFWAYIVPHGMVELTAIFIAGGAGLLMGYKLFVPGRYSRSFQLKRQAKRSVQLLLGTIPLYVIAGTIEGFITPSALSLETKYIVAFLTVIGLLLYVLSGKWLLRSHRSTANLDS; encoded by the coding sequence ATGAACGTCAAACAATTCATTAAACAACATCGCGACGACTGGCATGAACTCGAGCAACAGCTTTCGGCTTTTCATAAAAAAAGACGAAAAGGGAAGGGGCGCGACATCGACGAATTCGCCCGTCTTTATCAAAAGACGGCCAGTCACCTGTCTTACAGTCGAACCTATTTCGCCGATGACGAGGTGACAGCGTACTTGAACGGTCTCGTCTCCAAATGCCACAATTTGTTGTACAAAGACCAAGTGACGAGTTTGAAGCAGTTCAGGCATTTCTTCGGCACCGCATTCGTCGGATTGTTGCTCGAACAATGGAAGTTTGTCGTCGCGGCCATGATGTTGTTTTTGATCGGCGGGTTCGCGGCTTTCTTGTCCGTTTGGAACGATCCGCTTAACCTATACACCCTCTTGCCTTCAAACATTTCCCAAGCTGTCGATCCCGGTCATCTCGGCCGGGATCCCGAATCGGTGAATGCCGCGATAATGTCGGCAGAGATCATGACGAACAACATTCAAGTGGCGATTCTGTCCTTTGCCGGCGGCATCACATTCGGCTTATTGACCGTTTACTTGCTTGTCTATAACGGCATCTTGCTTGGCGCGCTTGCCGCCCTGTTTTGGCGCGAAGGGAAAGCTTATGAATTTTGGGCATATATCGTGCCTCATGGCATGGTCGAATTGACCGCGATCTTCATCGCCGGCGGTGCCGGACTTCTCATGGGTTACAAATTGTTTGTTCCCGGCCGCTATTCACGGTCCTTCCAATTGAAGCGACAGGCGAAACGATCCGTCCAATTGTTGCTCGGAACCATCCCGTTGTACGTAATCGCAGGGACCATCGAAGGGTTTATAACACCCTCCGCCCTTTCGCTTGAGACGAAATACATCGTCGCCTTTTTGACGGTGATCGGATTGCTTTTGTATGTTTTGAGCGGAAAATGGCTGCTTCGCAGCCATCGATCTACAGCAAACCTTGATTCATAA